Proteins from one Prevotella sp. E2-28 genomic window:
- a CDS encoding fasciclin domain-containing protein: MNKIVYNIGKVLALGFIGVMGLVSCTEEPDGSNLFSSDQKTIAEMLRDRSELSAFYRILEKGGFGKYMGTYGEYTCFAPVNDGVNAYLDSLYNDESYLISKAKVKHNGITEDANWANLDVMEKVNLMSDSLCDDISRFHLSGEKHLQVDLDGTATTWTTMKTGRSIRVGVFLDSEYRGLTSLNDISAIIEGDIDAINGVLHICSSVIPRSDRTTDDQLRVEGEKDLSIFYAALEATGYTDTLMIERKRNADGTAKTYDLGTNHNDRDGNSLYYPKECMIKWTVFAETDDVFRAAGINNFDDLKAKCVEWYGNCSAWYDYINEKGITISTGDDYTNPFNVVNMFVAYHILRAGMPIDRIVYEKNAQTNSSWNFCFGYEPQEYFETMLPNTILKVWETNPKTTKNLWLNRYLTNNTLTSKLGLFGMPGDGDHVLKFAGVSVDRNNSVETLNGYIHRIKGILKYDQNAKDALHERLRFDSSTFLYELINNGLRGATPAEVSSMNGGGDGNRVAFQNNYFDNIVCYNPGTLLRFNVMGAWRAHNSDQFQGWDVYDFAIKLPHVPTGDYELRIIYPPMARGGLMQFYLGNSSKQSDMVAIGIPFDACANPYQDATIGYEDIVSRADDETSDCGVESDQRMHVRGYMRAPASFSRGTYNTVTDPLTYSDDDIYSAASQIIGSTSCRSESGYGTMMLRRIITTQRFEQGKDYWLRIKNLVNDTNLGWSFDFVELVPLDIVNSQTMSEDWY, translated from the coding sequence ATGAATAAGATAGTATATAATATAGGAAAGGTGTTAGCACTTGGTTTTATCGGTGTGATGGGGCTGGTCTCTTGTACCGAGGAACCTGATGGCTCAAACCTCTTTTCTTCAGACCAGAAAACCATTGCCGAGATGCTGCGCGACAGAAGTGAGTTGTCTGCTTTCTATCGCATCTTGGAAAAGGGCGGTTTCGGAAAATATATGGGAACCTATGGCGAGTACACTTGCTTTGCACCAGTAAATGATGGTGTGAATGCTTATCTCGACAGTCTCTATAATGATGAGTCTTACCTTATCTCCAAGGCAAAAGTGAAGCACAATGGCATCACAGAGGATGCTAACTGGGCTAACCTGGATGTGATGGAAAAGGTGAACCTGATGTCAGACTCACTCTGTGATGATATCTCACGTTTCCACCTCTCAGGTGAAAAGCACCTGCAGGTGGACCTTGATGGTACTGCTACCACATGGACCACGATGAAGACCGGTCGTAGCATTCGCGTGGGTGTGTTCTTGGATTCAGAGTATAGAGGTCTTACCAGTCTGAATGATATCTCTGCTATCATTGAAGGTGATATTGATGCTATCAATGGTGTACTCCATATTTGCTCTAGTGTGATTCCCCGTTCAGACCGTACTACTGATGACCAGTTGCGTGTTGAGGGAGAAAAGGACCTGAGTATTTTCTATGCTGCCCTTGAGGCCACGGGCTATACCGATACACTTATGATTGAACGTAAGCGTAACGCTGACGGGACTGCAAAGACCTATGATCTGGGTACCAACCACAATGACCGTGATGGAAACTCCCTGTATTATCCGAAGGAGTGTATGATTAAATGGACAGTCTTTGCTGAGACTGATGATGTGTTCCGTGCAGCTGGTATCAATAACTTTGATGATTTGAAGGCTAAGTGTGTTGAGTGGTATGGCAACTGCAGTGCGTGGTACGACTATATCAATGAGAAGGGCATCACTATCAGTACTGGCGATGACTATACGAATCCATTTAATGTGGTGAATATGTTCGTGGCATATCATATCCTGCGTGCAGGTATGCCTATCGACCGTATTGTTTACGAGAAGAATGCTCAGACAAACTCTTCATGGAACTTCTGCTTCGGCTATGAGCCACAGGAATATTTCGAGACGATGCTTCCTAATACCATCCTGAAGGTATGGGAGACCAATCCTAAGACGACAAAGAACTTGTGGCTGAACCGTTATCTGACGAACAACACACTGACTTCTAAGCTGGGACTCTTTGGTATGCCTGGTGATGGTGACCATGTGCTGAAGTTCGCTGGCGTATCTGTAGATCGTAACAACAGCGTGGAGACTCTTAATGGTTATATTCACCGTATCAAGGGAATCCTGAAGTATGATCAGAACGCAAAGGACGCACTTCATGAGCGCCTTCGTTTTGACTCATCTACTTTCCTCTATGAGCTCATCAACAATGGCTTGCGTGGTGCAACACCTGCAGAGGTAAGTTCTATGAATGGTGGTGGTGATGGTAACCGTGTGGCTTTCCAGAACAACTATTTTGATAATATTGTTTGTTATAATCCTGGTACACTGCTCCGTTTCAATGTGATGGGAGCATGGCGTGCACACAATTCAGACCAGTTCCAGGGTTGGGATGTATATGACTTCGCTATCAAATTGCCTCATGTGCCTACGGGTGACTATGAGTTGCGTATTATCTATCCTCCTATGGCACGTGGTGGACTGATGCAGTTCTATCTGGGTAACTCTTCAAAGCAGTCAGATATGGTGGCCATTGGTATTCCTTTCGATGCTTGTGCTAACCCTTATCAGGATGCAACCATCGGTTACGAGGATATTGTTAGCCGTGCTGACGATGAGACTTCTGATTGTGGCGTAGAGAGTGACCAGCGTATGCATGTACGTGGTTATATGCGTGCTCCGGCATCCTTCTCTCGTGGTACCTATAATACTGTTACAGACCCGTTGACCTATTCTGATGATGATATCTATTCGGCTGCCAGCCAGATTATTGGTTCTACCAGCTGTCGTTCAGAGTCAGGTTATGGTACGATGATGTTGCGCCGTATCATTACTACTCAGCGCTTTGAGCAGGGTAAGGATTACTGGTTGCGTATTAAGAACCTTGTGAACGATACTAACCTGGGTTGGTCGTTCGACTTCGTTGAACTGGTGCCCCTCGACATTGTGAACAGTCAGACGATGTCTGAGGACTGGTACTAA
- a CDS encoding SusC/RagA family TonB-linked outer membrane protein has product MSKSKFLLTILFTFIAQVMMAQGRVISGTVEDAMGPIMMANVVERDGNNRIISATQTDMMGNFSMEIKNPKNKLVISYVGSKTKIINIGDQKTFKIRLEDDKTVLGEVKVIGRRTNSGGLNIDKREISVSQQTMNMAEVEGMAFTSADEALQGEIAGLDIVSNSGNLGAGTSMRLRGVSTLNGSAEPLIVVDDKIFEYDAADFDPENMDEEKFSSMLAVSVDDIASITVLKDAAATAIWGSQGANGVIQITTKRGARGKPRVTLGYKFTGTWMPAGYELLNGDNYTMMLKEEFYNPTQSSSATATINEINYVPAESWAEANNWNKNTDWVDAIKQFGEQHEATFNISGGGQKATFRISASYNHQTGTIIKQKMDRLTTRLVLDYNVSDRIRFSTNFALTYTDNLKNYTYGSSKSSGSHNNLLAMALAMAPNASIYRYDRYNNNTGEFFLMNPTVTGMTPDDGNYTSSELTDVVAIGNPVAYAHNSWQKEQTYSIVPDFNIKYELLGTENGKHRLTFDGRVYFDIYAYSKPTYMPGSLSNGSYTDNDYNYTTNTETNQFKMGSRMKLTYTPAFTNEDFYLTMMAYYEAGTQKNTYQFLGQSSIPNGIVSPTIDAHLLSMDNQPSTTKSAWQDWVYNAHFSYKSRYSIGFGLRADCNSKFGPKNPWFYSPNVSLRYNLSEEAFFTPLKKYVSMLGVRGSWGITGSSSVSVDNYFNQYTSRAGRYGTSYYTTMSGMKLDDLRPQKKIGTNLGVNIGFLDDKFEVDLNFYKENTKDLIMRGLPIPTSATWNNSTTLSYGNVGEMENRGWEMSVSANKIIKYKKFTLSASFNLAQNINKLLEMDQRVLDNLNSEPSYSKRGSASILNRVVVGDPLCSIYGFQSLGVFQYSYDYLTNYNTKQLQLQQQAAARGETYDWNYEEWINQQLAEGKTFPVARDENGKVIMTNTGVPKHLTYYYGDTDYEFKGGDAIYEDVNNDGTINELDIKYLGNSLPKMQGGFSLTFQYGNWKLVSRFNYRWGNKIINTARMGLESMYGTQNQCSSVTYRWRKDGDVTPIPRALYGTGYNYQVSSRFVEDGSFLRLNNLQLSYSVPKNTVKKLGLNTLSAYVTMNNLFCWTKYTGIDPEVASGTYTPASDGATTPRSKSITASLNFGF; this is encoded by the coding sequence ATGTCAAAATCTAAATTCCTATTGACAATCCTGTTTACTTTCATTGCTCAGGTGATGATGGCACAGGGAAGAGTCATATCAGGTACGGTGGAAGATGCCATGGGACCTATTATGATGGCCAATGTGGTGGAGCGTGACGGTAATAACCGTATTATCAGCGCTACGCAGACTGATATGATGGGTAACTTCTCAATGGAGATTAAGAACCCGAAGAATAAACTTGTTATCTCTTATGTGGGTAGCAAGACGAAGATAATCAATATCGGCGACCAGAAGACTTTCAAGATTAGATTGGAGGACGATAAAACCGTGCTCGGCGAAGTGAAGGTTATTGGACGTCGTACAAACTCTGGCGGTCTGAATATCGATAAGCGCGAGATTTCAGTTTCGCAGCAGACCATGAACATGGCTGAGGTAGAAGGTATGGCCTTTACCTCTGCCGACGAGGCCTTGCAGGGTGAGATTGCCGGTCTGGATATCGTGTCTAACTCTGGTAACCTTGGTGCAGGTACTTCTATGCGTCTGCGCGGTGTTTCTACTTTGAATGGTAGTGCAGAGCCTCTGATTGTTGTTGATGACAAGATCTTTGAGTATGACGCTGCCGATTTCGACCCCGAGAACATGGACGAGGAGAAATTCTCTTCTATGCTTGCTGTCAGTGTGGATGATATTGCCAGCATCACCGTTCTGAAGGATGCTGCTGCTACTGCTATCTGGGGTTCACAGGGTGCCAACGGTGTAATTCAGATTACCACCAAGCGCGGTGCACGCGGTAAACCAAGAGTGACACTGGGCTATAAATTCACTGGTACATGGATGCCTGCCGGCTACGAGCTGCTGAATGGCGACAACTACACCATGATGCTGAAGGAGGAATTCTATAACCCCACACAGAGTTCTTCTGCTACAGCTACTATCAACGAGATTAACTACGTGCCTGCCGAGTCTTGGGCTGAGGCTAACAACTGGAACAAGAACACTGACTGGGTAGATGCTATCAAGCAGTTTGGTGAGCAGCACGAGGCAACCTTTAACATCTCAGGTGGTGGTCAGAAGGCAACATTCCGTATCTCTGCCAGCTATAACCACCAGACGGGTACTATTATCAAGCAGAAGATGGATCGTCTGACCACTCGTCTGGTACTCGACTATAATGTGTCTGACCGTATCCGCTTCTCAACCAACTTCGCTTTGACCTATACGGACAACTTGAAGAACTATACCTATGGTAGTAGCAAGAGCAGCGGTTCGCATAACAACCTGTTGGCAATGGCTCTGGCTATGGCCCCCAATGCCAGCATCTATCGCTATGACCGTTATAACAATAACACGGGTGAGTTCTTCCTGATGAACCCCACAGTGACAGGTATGACTCCTGATGATGGTAACTATACTTCTTCTGAGTTGACTGATGTGGTGGCTATCGGTAACCCTGTGGCATACGCTCATAACTCATGGCAGAAGGAGCAGACCTATAGCATCGTGCCCGACTTCAATATCAAGTACGAACTGCTGGGTACGGAAAACGGTAAGCATCGTCTGACCTTCGATGGTCGTGTTTACTTCGACATCTATGCTTATTCTAAGCCTACGTATATGCCTGGTAGCCTGTCAAATGGCAGCTATACAGATAATGACTATAACTATACAACAAATACGGAGACCAATCAGTTTAAGATGGGCTCACGTATGAAACTGACGTACACACCAGCCTTTACCAATGAGGACTTCTATCTGACAATGATGGCCTACTACGAGGCTGGTACTCAGAAGAATACATACCAGTTCCTCGGACAGAGTTCAATTCCTAACGGAATCGTATCTCCAACGATTGATGCACATCTCTTGAGTATGGATAACCAGCCTTCTACAACGAAATCTGCTTGGCAGGACTGGGTTTACAATGCCCACTTCTCATACAAGTCTCGCTATAGTATTGGCTTTGGTCTGCGTGCAGACTGTAACTCAAAGTTCGGTCCTAAGAATCCTTGGTTCTATTCACCCAACGTATCATTGCGTTACAATCTCAGTGAAGAGGCCTTCTTTACACCTCTGAAGAAATATGTGTCAATGTTGGGTGTTCGTGGATCATGGGGTATCACAGGTAGTTCAAGTGTGTCTGTTGACAACTACTTCAATCAGTACACCTCACGTGCAGGACGCTATGGTACCAGCTACTATACAACGATGAGTGGTATGAAACTTGATGACCTTCGTCCTCAAAAGAAGATTGGTACGAACCTCGGTGTTAATATCGGTTTTCTGGATGATAAGTTCGAGGTTGACCTGAACTTCTATAAGGAAAATACGAAGGACCTTATCATGAGAGGTCTGCCTATTCCTACATCTGCTACATGGAATAACTCTACAACCCTCTCTTATGGAAACGTAGGTGAGATGGAGAATAGGGGATGGGAAATGTCTGTTTCTGCCAATAAGATTATCAAGTATAAGAAGTTCACTCTTTCAGCCAGCTTCAACTTGGCTCAGAACATCAATAAGTTGCTTGAGATGGATCAGCGCGTGCTGGATAACCTGAACTCGGAGCCCAGCTACAGTAAGCGTGGTTCAGCCTCTATTCTTAACCGCGTTGTAGTGGGCGATCCCCTCTGCTCTATCTACGGATTCCAGAGCTTAGGCGTGTTCCAATACTCTTACGACTACTTGACTAACTACAACACCAAGCAGTTGCAGTTGCAACAGCAGGCTGCAGCTCGTGGCGAGACTTACGATTGGAATTATGAGGAATGGATTAACCAGCAGCTTGCTGAAGGTAAGACCTTCCCTGTGGCTAGAGATGAAAATGGTAAGGTTATCATGACCAATACTGGCGTGCCCAAGCACCTTACTTATTATTATGGTGATACAGACTATGAGTTCAAGGGTGGTGATGCTATCTATGAGGACGTGAACAATGATGGTACCATCAACGAACTTGATATCAAGTATCTGGGTAACTCACTGCCAAAGATGCAGGGTGGTTTCAGCCTGACGTTCCAATATGGTAACTGGAAACTCGTTTCTCGTTTCAACTATCGTTGGGGTAATAAGATTATCAATACAGCACGTATGGGACTGGAGAGCATGTATGGCACACAGAACCAGTGTTCTTCTGTAACCTATCGTTGGCGTAAGGACGGTGACGTAACACCAATTCCACGTGCCCTCTATGGTACGGGTTATAACTACCAGGTAAGTTCACGCTTTGTGGAGGATGGTTCTTTCCTGCGTCTGAACAACCTGCAGTTGTCTTACAGCGTGCCAAAGAACACGGTGAAGAAACTGGGTCTGAACACGCTTTCTGCTTATGTGACTATGAATAACCTCTTCTGTTGGACGAAGTACACTGGTATAGACCCTGAGGTTGCCTCAGGTACTTACACTCCGGCTTCTGACGGTGCTACAACACCAAGGTCTAAGTCTATCACAGCAAGTCTTAACTTCGGATTCTAA
- a CDS encoding RagB/SusD family nutrient uptake outer membrane protein, whose amino-acid sequence MKQTIYYKVRKMAKGILPFYLFTFLPLLTGCVDTVILPDNKTVDEDFWQKKSEVDAVVATAYAQLRDEAAIRNMIVWGDFRSDELAVTSTLPTGAAYRTALQQIYSLNIETENAFTSWYPFYSAINYCNLVLKKAEGVIAVDPDYTRGDYDANKAQMLALRAYCYFYLTRVFHDIPVTPGAYLNSSENLNAPQANPDSVLTMCINDLKEALKYAIPGNTYGDWRDKGYLNQDGINAVLADIYLWRASINRDATDYQKCVDYCDKVIAAKKDAYENGGQRHRWGVDEEKKDYYLSDYSDMYSDLFGQNGQNADESIFELQFRNSNATNKGLDQMYFRYNNASANSYGYLKVSSMFGKVDATGNGVWNNTVDQRLYEFIYDANSSSVEQFGVRKFVATVSAGTNNTADSHRDTRSNMLQNWVLYRLTDVMLMKAEALVQLYEFEKQAAQEESRTPDDTNNQKAFEICKFVNDRALSDANKTTYALKYSTYKDKMEALVLAERARELCFEGKRWFDLMRYNYRHTATKADLKKKLTQGYVNNSDEFYELALRKYAVPAAMRAKMRDERYLYMPINQDEVKINTNLEQNPVYKSSAKY is encoded by the coding sequence ATGAAACAAACGATATATTATAAGGTGAGGAAAATGGCTAAAGGCATTTTACCTTTTTACCTTTTTACCTTTTTACCTTTGCTGACAGGTTGTGTTGACACGGTAATCTTGCCTGACAATAAAACTGTGGATGAGGACTTCTGGCAGAAGAAGAGCGAGGTGGACGCTGTCGTAGCTACGGCATACGCCCAGTTGCGCGATGAGGCTGCTATACGTAATATGATTGTTTGGGGTGACTTCCGTTCTGATGAACTTGCCGTTACCTCTACACTGCCTACAGGTGCTGCTTATAGAACAGCTTTGCAGCAGATTTATTCGCTCAATATTGAAACTGAGAATGCATTTACCTCATGGTATCCTTTCTATTCAGCTATCAACTACTGTAATCTGGTACTGAAGAAGGCTGAGGGTGTTATTGCTGTTGACCCTGACTATACGCGTGGTGACTATGATGCCAATAAGGCACAGATGCTGGCATTAAGGGCTTACTGCTACTTCTATCTTACCCGTGTGTTCCATGATATTCCTGTAACACCAGGTGCATACCTCAACAGCAGTGAGAACCTGAATGCACCTCAGGCAAATCCTGACTCTGTGCTGACGATGTGTATCAATGATTTGAAGGAAGCATTGAAATATGCTATCCCAGGTAATACCTATGGTGACTGGCGTGATAAGGGTTATCTGAATCAGGATGGTATCAATGCTGTTCTGGCTGATATCTATCTGTGGCGTGCTTCAATCAACCGTGATGCTACTGACTATCAGAAGTGTGTGGATTACTGTGACAAGGTGATTGCTGCTAAGAAAGATGCTTATGAGAATGGCGGACAGCGTCATCGTTGGGGTGTAGATGAGGAAAAGAAGGATTATTACCTTTCTGACTACAGCGATATGTATTCTGATCTTTTCGGTCAGAATGGTCAGAATGCTGATGAGAGCATTTTCGAACTGCAGTTCCGCAACTCCAATGCTACAAATAAAGGCTTGGACCAGATGTATTTCCGTTACAATAATGCCAGTGCCAATAGTTATGGCTATCTGAAGGTATCTTCTATGTTTGGTAAGGTTGATGCTACTGGTAATGGCGTGTGGAACAATACAGTGGATCAGCGTCTGTATGAATTTATCTATGATGCCAATAGCTCTAGTGTAGAGCAATTTGGTGTGCGTAAGTTTGTTGCCACAGTATCTGCTGGTACTAATAATACAGCCGATAGTCATCGTGATACACGTTCTAATATGTTGCAGAACTGGGTTCTCTATCGTCTCACAGACGTGATGCTGATGAAGGCTGAGGCATTGGTACAGCTCTATGAGTTTGAGAAGCAGGCTGCCCAGGAAGAGAGTAGGACACCTGATGATACAAACAATCAGAAGGCTTTTGAAATCTGTAAGTTTGTCAATGATCGCGCATTGTCAGATGCTAACAAGACGACTTACGCTCTGAAATACTCTACCTATAAGGATAAGATGGAGGCTTTGGTACTGGCTGAGCGTGCTCGTGAGCTGTGCTTTGAGGGTAAGCGTTGGTTTGACCTGATGCGTTACAACTATCGTCATACTGCTACAAAGGCTGATTTGAAGAAGAAGCTGACGCAGGGATATGTAAACAATAGTGATGAGTTCTATGAGTTGGCATTGCGTAAGTATGCTGTTCCTGCTGCTATGCGTGCCAAGATGCGTGATGAGCGTTATCTCTATATGCCGATTAACCAGGATGAGGTGAAGATTAATACCAATCTTGAACAGAATCCGGTGTATAAATCATCTGCGAAATATTAA